In the genome of Pseudomonas fluorescens, the window TCCACAGGCCTTCGGCCTTGGCCTTGAGTTTGAGTTCTTCCATGATCGCGGTCGGCTGCCAGCGATCGCCCTCAGCGACCTGACGCTCGAACACGGCTTCGGCGGGATAAACGTAGGTGTCCATGAACGCTGTTACGCGCTCACGCAGTTCCTGAACCTTGGGCGAATAAGCGAAATCCATGAGCGAGATACCTTCTTGGGGGAGGTTGTTTAGGTCATGCAATCGATGCTAGAACAGCGTTGATAATTTACCTAGCCTATTCTCGGCGTGTATAAACATTCATCACCGATATATGATCGGCTGATCATCAAGACCAGCCCGCCCACACAATAAGAGAGCCGCGTAATGAATCTGAGCAAGGTCGATCTCAACCTTTTCATCGTCTTCGACGCGATCTACACCGAAGCCAACCTGACCCGTGCCGGGCAGATTGTGGGCATTACCCAGCCAGCGGTGTCGAACGCTCTGGCCCGGCTGCGCGAGACCTTCAACGACCCGTTGTTCGTGCGCACCGCCCAGGGCATGGTGCCGACGCCAATGGCCCAGAACATCATCGGCCCGGTGCGTAACGCGCTCTCGCTGCTGCGCGTGTCAGTGCAGGAAAGCCGCATTTTCAACCCGCAGCAAGCCGTCAAGACTTACCGCATCAGCATGACCGACCTGACAGAAGCGGTGATCCTGCCGCTACTGTTCCAGCGCCTGCGTCGCCTGGCGCCGGCGGTGATCATCGAAAGCTTCCTGTCCAAACGCCGCGAAACCACCAAGGAGCTAGCGGCCGGTCGCCTCGACTTCGCGGTGGATGCGCCGCTCAACACCGACCCGCAGGTGCGTCACGTCAAGTTGATGGAGGACCGCTACGTGTGCGCCATGCGCAAGGGGCATCCGCTGGCGGGCAAGGAGAAACTCACGCTGGATGATTACCTGGGCCTGACCCACATCCATATTTCCAGCCGCCGCAGCGGCCTCGGCTATGTCGACCTGGCGCTGGGCAAGATGGGCATCCAGCGCAAGATCGCCCTGCGCTCCCAGCATTACCTGATGGCCTCGCAGGTGTTGCAGCAGACCGACATGGTCATGACCGTGCCGGAACGCTTCGCCCGCCGTAACGACCTGCACGCCTTTTATCTGCCGGTCAACGATGTGCCGCCGGTGGAAACCCACCTTTACTGGCACGAAAGTACTGACCAGGACCCGGCGAACCGCTGGATGCGCGAGCAGATGATCGAGTTGTGCCAGCAGGTGACGGCGCAGGAGAAAAAGCTCGAGAAGGTATAGGGCTTGATACCGAGGTGCCCCTATCGCGAGCAGGCTCGCTCCCACAGGGATATTTGTCGTACACAGATATTGAGTTCAATGAAGAACCACTGTGGGAGCGAGCCTGCTCGCGATGAGGCCAGCAAGAGCAGCGAAAATCCATGCCCCTTGACGTAAACGTCAACCTGCCATTAGCTTAGCGCCATGACCTTTTGCGAGCGCGCCCATGAGCAGCCAGACCTACAGCATTTCCGATCTCGCCCGCGAGCTCGACATCACCACCCGCGCCATTCGCTTTTATGAAGAGCAAGGCCTGCTCAGCCCCGAGCGCCGCGGCCAGGAACGCATTTACTCGCCCCGCGACAAGGTCAGCCTGAAACTGATCCTGCGGGGCAAGCGCATCGGTTTCTCCCTGGCTGAATGCCGCGAGCTGATCGAGCTCTACGACCCGTCCAGCGGTAACACCAAGCAACTGCACAGCATGCTGGCGAAAATCAGCGAGCGCCGTGAACAGCTTGAACAGCAGTTGCTGGACATCGAACAGATGAAGCTTGAACTGGATACCGCCGAAGAGCGCTGCGTGCAGGCGCTGGAGCAGACGCTCAAAAGCCAGGAATCGGTTCAGTAAATCCACACTATCCACTGTGGGAGCGAGCTTGCTCGCGATAGCGGAGTGTCAGTCACCAAAAATGTTGAATGTGATGCCCTCATCGCGAGCAAGCTCGCTCCCACAGGGTTCTCAGCGCATTCAGACAATAACAACAGGTCGAACCCCATGTCCCTCCCCACCCACGTACGCATCGTCGAAGTCGGCCCACGCGATGGCCTGCAAAATGAAGCCCAACCCATCAGTGTTACCGACAAGGTACAACTGGTCGATGCGCTGACCGCAGCCGGGCTCGGCTATATAGAAGTCGGCAGTTTCGTGTCGCCCAAGTGGGTGCCGCAGATGGCCGGCTCCGCCGAAGTCTTCGCGCAGATCCAGCGCAAACCGGGCGTGGTCTACGGCGCGCTCGCCCCCAACCTGCGCGGCTTCGAAGATGCCCTCGCCGCCGGGGTCAAGGAAGTGGCCGTATTCGCCGCGGCATCCGAAGCGTTTTCCCAGCGCAATATCAATTGCTCGATCAGCGAAAGCCTGGAGCGTTTCGGGCCGATCATGGAGGCCGCCAGACAACATGGTGTGACCGTGCGCGGGTATGTGTCCTGTGTGCTGGGCTGCCCCTATGAAGGTAACGTCGCCCCGGAGCAGGTCGCCGTGGTCGCCCGCGAGCTCTATGCCATGGGCTGCTATGAGGTCTCGCTGGGGGACACCATCGGCACCGGCACCGCTGGCGCAACCCGCAGGATGTTTGAAGTGGTATCGAAGGATGTGCCCCGGGAGAAGCTCGCAGGGCACTTCCACGACACCTACGGCCAGGCAGTGGCCAACATCTACGCCAGCCTGCTGGAAGGCATCTCGGTGTTCGACAGCTCCATCGCCGGTCTCGGCGGCTGCCCCTATGCCAAGGGTGCCAGCGGTAACGTCGCCACCGAAGACGTGGTTTACCTGCTCAACGGCCTGGGCATCGACACCGGAATCGACCTCGACGCCTTGCTGCTCGCTGGTCAGCAGATTTGTACCGTACTGGGTCGCCCTACCGGCTCCCGCGTGGCCAAGGCCCGCAGCGCACAGTGAGTGCGCCGAGTGTGTCCTGGTGTTACCGCTGTGTCTGAAACGTGGGCGTAAGCGAGTAACACGGAAACAAAATGTAGGGTTTTGCCTGAGACGCAAAACCCTACAAATTCGTAAAGCATTGATTTTAAAGGCTTTTTAAAAGTTGGCACGCCTCCTGCTATCTCTATCGCACAACAAGAATAAAAAAAATTGCGGCAAACCTAATAAAAACAAGACGTAACGACTCTGACATAACAAAAACAACACGGCAGAGACGCAGCTAACAGATTTTTTTGGAGAAGATGTGCTTTTCAGGGTGCTTTTCGGAGTTACCCGCAACCGGACAGAGAATAATAAAACTACCCTCAGGTAGCTCCCGTACTGGTTGGATCGCTTAGCGAAAAAGTAGATCAGCGCTCAAAAAAATACGTTTGCTCTTGATCCCGGATGGGGATCGCCAAAAACAGCGGTAAAGGGCAACGGTTGCCAAAAACAACAACAGACCGACCCTCAATAATAAAAAAAGAGCACGCGCAACGAAAATTAAAGGGGAGCTTCGGCTCCCCTTTGTGCTGTCTGCGATTCTGAAAACTGTGCAAGACACTGTGGGAGCGAGCTTGCTCGCGATTGCGGTGGTTCAGTCGACAGATCTTCTGAATGTACTTCCGCTATCGCGAGCAAGCTCGCTCCCACAGGGGATTGTGGTCAGCCCCGAGTCCCGCGCAACTCCTCGATACTGATCTCACGCATCCGGAATTTCTGGATCTTGCCAGTCACCGTCATCGGAAACTCCTCGACGAACTTGAAGTAACGCGGCGTCTTGAAGTGCGCGATGCGCTCCTTGCACCAGGTTTGCAGCTCTTGTTCGGTGGCGCTGTGGCCGGGGTGGAACTTGATCCAGGCGACGATCTCTTCGCCGTAGCGCGAGCAAGGAATGCCGATCACCTGCACATCCGCAACAGCCGGGTGAGTGAAGAAAAACTCTTCCAGCTCCCGTGGGTAGATGTTCTCACCGCCACGGATGATCATGTCCTTGTTGCGCCCGGCAATGCACACGTAACCCTCGTCGTTCATGCTCGCCAGGTCACCGGTGTGCATCCACCCTGCCTGATCGATGGCGTCTGCCGTGCCTTCGGGGTTGTTCCAATAGCCGAGCATCACGCTGTAACCGCGGGTGCACAGCTCGCCGATGGTGCCGCGCGGTACCAGGTTGCCCGCCTCGTCGATAATCTTGCTTTCCAGTTGCGGCTGCGTGCGGCCGACGGTGGTCACGCGCAGTTCCAGGTCGTCTGAAGGACCGGTCTGCAACGACACCGGACTGGTTTCCGTCATGCCGTAGGCAATCTGCACTTCGCTCATGTGCATTTCGCTGATGACCCGGCGCATCACCTCGATAGGACAGGTTGCGCCTGCCATGATTCCGGTGCGCAGGCTCGACAGGTCGAACTGGGCACGCTGAGGTTGATCGAGCATGGCAATGAACATGGTCGGTACGCCGTACAGCGCAGTGGCTTTTTCTTCGGCCACGGTGCCGAGGGTCAGCAACGGATCGAATGCGTCGTTCGGGTAAATCATCGTACTGCCATGGGTGATGCAGCCAAGATTGCCCATGACCATACCGAAGCAGTGATACAACGGCACCGGGATCACCAGGCGATCTGCGGCGGTCAGGCCGAGGCTTTCGCCGACCATGTAGCCGTTGTTGAGAATGTTGTAGTGACTGAGGGTCGCGCCTTTGGGGAAACCAGTGGTGCCGGAGGTATACTGGATATTCACCGGCTGATCGAAATGCAGGCTGTCCTGGCGTTCATGCAGTCGCTCGACCGTCACGCTGCCCGCCAGATCGGCCAGTTGCGACCAGGGCAGGAATCCCGACGGTGGCTGCGCATCCAGGCTGATGACGCCACGCAACTCCGGCAACCGCTCACTCTGCAACTTGCCAATGGATTGCTCGGCCAACTCCGGCACCAGGCCTTGCAGCATCGCGTGATAGTCCGAGGACTTGAAGGCCCCGGCACACACAAGCCATTGGCAGCCGGACTGCTTCAACACGTATTCGAGTTCGGAACTGCGATACGCGGGATTGATGTTGACCAGGATCACGCCGATTTTCGCAGTGGCAATCTGGCTGATGCACCACTGCGCACAGTTCGGCGCCCAGATACCGAGGCGGTCCCCGGCTTGCAGCCCCAGCGCCAGCAGTGCTCTGGCGTTCAGATCCGCAGCCTCGGCCAATTGCCGCCAGGTGTAACGCAGCTGCTGATGGCGCACCACCAGCGCCTCCCCGTCCGGGTACTG includes:
- a CDS encoding LysR family transcriptional regulator yields the protein MNLSKVDLNLFIVFDAIYTEANLTRAGQIVGITQPAVSNALARLRETFNDPLFVRTAQGMVPTPMAQNIIGPVRNALSLLRVSVQESRIFNPQQAVKTYRISMTDLTEAVILPLLFQRLRRLAPAVIIESFLSKRRETTKELAAGRLDFAVDAPLNTDPQVRHVKLMEDRYVCAMRKGHPLAGKEKLTLDDYLGLTHIHISSRRSGLGYVDLALGKMGIQRKIALRSQHYLMASQVLQQTDMVMTVPERFARRNDLHAFYLPVNDVPPVETHLYWHESTDQDPANRWMREQMIELCQQVTAQEKKLEKV
- a CDS encoding MerR family DNA-binding transcriptional regulator, which encodes MSSQTYSISDLARELDITTRAIRFYEEQGLLSPERRGQERIYSPRDKVSLKLILRGKRIGFSLAECRELIELYDPSSGNTKQLHSMLAKISERREQLEQQLLDIEQMKLELDTAEERCVQALEQTLKSQESVQ
- a CDS encoding hydroxymethylglutaryl-CoA lyase; translation: MSLPTHVRIVEVGPRDGLQNEAQPISVTDKVQLVDALTAAGLGYIEVGSFVSPKWVPQMAGSAEVFAQIQRKPGVVYGALAPNLRGFEDALAAGVKEVAVFAAASEAFSQRNINCSISESLERFGPIMEAARQHGVTVRGYVSCVLGCPYEGNVAPEQVAVVARELYAMGCYEVSLGDTIGTGTAGATRRMFEVVSKDVPREKLAGHFHDTYGQAVANIYASLLEGISVFDSSIAGLGGCPYAKGASGNVATEDVVYLLNGLGIDTGIDLDALLLAGQQICTVLGRPTGSRVAKARSAQ
- a CDS encoding AMP-binding protein yields the protein MDQPSASPQRSYTRGSQDKALLAMTIGQAFDNTVAQYPDGEALVVRHQQLRYTWRQLAEAADLNARALLALGLQAGDRLGIWAPNCAQWCISQIATAKIGVILVNINPAYRSSELEYVLKQSGCQWLVCAGAFKSSDYHAMLQGLVPELAEQSIGKLQSERLPELRGVISLDAQPPSGFLPWSQLADLAGSVTVERLHERQDSLHFDQPVNIQYTSGTTGFPKGATLSHYNILNNGYMVGESLGLTAADRLVIPVPLYHCFGMVMGNLGCITHGSTMIYPNDAFDPLLTLGTVAEEKATALYGVPTMFIAMLDQPQRAQFDLSSLRTGIMAGATCPIEVMRRVISEMHMSEVQIAYGMTETSPVSLQTGPSDDLELRVTTVGRTQPQLESKIIDEAGNLVPRGTIGELCTRGYSVMLGYWNNPEGTADAIDQAGWMHTGDLASMNDEGYVCIAGRNKDMIIRGGENIYPRELEEFFFTHPAVADVQVIGIPCSRYGEEIVAWIKFHPGHSATEQELQTWCKERIAHFKTPRYFKFVEEFPMTVTGKIQKFRMREISIEELRGTRG